A region of Wenzhouxiangella sp. XN24 DNA encodes the following proteins:
- a CDS encoding cupin domain-containing protein, which produces MPWHKKITAAFLTAFCCTTLLTAAPSMGEAPVSWSYEDPDLQWGPCPEFMPDGCAIAVLHGDPSSKNADIFFKVPAGAVVPRHTHTSAERMVLVSGALRVTYDGYDPVDMKPGIYAYGPPEMPHKALCTGAEACVLAIAFEEPIDAFPHPPGDS; this is translated from the coding sequence ATGCCATGGCATAAGAAAATCACCGCAGCGTTTCTTACCGCCTTTTGCTGCACCACGTTGTTGACGGCGGCCCCGTCGATGGGCGAGGCGCCCGTGAGCTGGTCTTACGAGGATCCGGATCTGCAGTGGGGTCCCTGCCCGGAGTTCATGCCGGACGGCTGCGCGATCGCGGTGCTGCATGGCGATCCATCCAGCAAGAACGCGGATATCTTTTTCAAGGTTCCGGCGGGTGCGGTCGTCCCGCGCCACACGCATACTTCGGCCGAACGCATGGTGCTCGTCTCCGGCGCGCTTCGCGTGACTTACGACGGATACGACCCGGTGGACATGAAACCCGGCATCTACGCCTATGGTCCGCCTGAGATGCCCCACAAAGCATTGTGCACGGGCGCAGAGGCGTGCGTGCTGGCGATCGCCTTCGAGGAGCCTATCGATGCGTTTCCGCATCCGCCGGGTGACAGCTGA
- a CDS encoding nuclear transport factor 2 family protein, with protein sequence MSTSAGDDAQQIGAIMQTYIEGARNGSSDHLRPIFHELATICGYVGPDLFAGPIGMFYEWHDDNGPAADVEAGEPRIDIEGTAATVRIEIDNWTGHRFTDFFTLVKIDGRWQIMSKVFYLHPE encoded by the coding sequence ATGAGCACTTCGGCAGGAGATGATGCCCAACAGATCGGCGCAATCATGCAGACCTACATCGAGGGCGCGCGCAACGGCAGCAGCGATCACCTGCGCCCCATCTTCCATGAACTGGCCACGATCTGCGGCTACGTCGGCCCGGACCTGTTCGCGGGACCCATCGGCATGTTCTACGAGTGGCACGACGACAACGGCCCGGCGGCGGATGTCGAGGCCGGCGAACCCCGCATCGACATCGAAGGCACCGCCGCGACCGTGCGCATCGAGATCGACAACTGGACCGGCCATCGCTTCACCGACTTCTTCACGCTGGTGAAGATCGATGGTCGCTGGCAGATCATGAGCAAAGTGTTTTACCTGCACCCAGAGTAA
- a CDS encoding SMP-30/gluconolactonase/LRE family protein, which yields MIRHTVLLSALGCLALAAWIPASAEAFEQPPAWTTEQASFFPADRSLQRPEDGVALPDGTLLIADQVHGLVALRADGTTRPFGDFGAAGYVHEPPTRSAGPNGVAFEPDGIHVLVADIFTGAIYRVHTGNESVERVFQHEFGANSARRDSSGALWFSQSTENNGPDSEARMFAAVDMKPSDGAVFRLAPAGGDGSGATAELKISGLEFANGLAIDEVRGELYVAETMADRILGYRMDVATGELTGRRVVAELPTPDNIEVDAAGRLWVASPIANALLVVDPESGEWSTAYYPQTAAHQQLLAEWQRRTESGEPQLELFGPDMWSPLPGLLTGLILTSEGGPVYLTGLGDTLVKLEAGQE from the coding sequence ATGATCAGGCACACAGTTCTTCTCTCCGCATTGGGCTGCCTGGCCCTCGCCGCATGGATTCCCGCCTCGGCAGAAGCATTCGAGCAACCACCGGCCTGGACGACGGAGCAGGCTTCGTTTTTCCCTGCAGATCGCTCCCTGCAGCGCCCGGAAGACGGCGTGGCGCTGCCCGACGGCACGCTGCTGATCGCCGACCAGGTGCATGGTCTTGTTGCGTTGCGGGCCGACGGCACCACGCGACCGTTTGGCGATTTCGGTGCAGCGGGATACGTGCACGAGCCGCCGACTCGAAGCGCGGGGCCGAACGGGGTGGCGTTCGAGCCGGACGGGATCCACGTGCTCGTGGCCGACATATTCACCGGGGCGATTTACCGCGTCCACACCGGCAACGAGTCCGTCGAGCGGGTCTTCCAGCACGAGTTCGGCGCCAATTCGGCCCGGCGCGACAGCAGCGGCGCCCTCTGGTTCAGCCAGTCGACGGAGAACAACGGCCCGGACTCCGAAGCGAGGATGTTCGCGGCCGTGGACATGAAGCCGTCCGACGGTGCTGTCTTCCGACTGGCGCCGGCCGGCGGCGACGGGTCAGGCGCGACGGCCGAACTGAAGATCTCCGGGCTGGAATTCGCCAATGGCCTGGCGATCGACGAAGTGCGCGGCGAGCTGTACGTGGCGGAAACCATGGCCGATCGCATCCTCGGTTACCGCATGGACGTGGCGACCGGCGAGCTTACGGGTCGTCGCGTGGTCGCCGAGTTGCCGACACCGGACAATATCGAGGTCGATGCCGCCGGGCGGCTGTGGGTCGCCTCACCGATCGCCAACGCGCTGCTGGTCGTCGATCCTGAATCCGGCGAATGGTCGACCGCCTACTACCCGCAAACCGCGGCACACCAGCAGCTGCTGGCCGAATGGCAGCGCCGCACGGAGAGCGGCGAGCCGCAGCTGGAACTGTTCGGGCCGGACATGTGGTCGCCGCTGCCGGGATTGCTCACCGGACTGATCCTGACGTCCGAAGGCGGCCCCGTTTACCTCACCGGCCTCGGCGACACGCTCGTGAAACTGGAGGCCGGCCAGGAGTGA
- a CDS encoding polysialyltransferase family glycosyltransferase encodes MSGYHYYFISSPLHFLLAVNMAIRHKDVRSIAVISSRIESNAKLLGEVISRDGQVFCDVLTLESGPGRGQGSKARQRKKRMKVLHDYLAKRPAAKIFTGSDRHVEFQYAMHVARRHDPAVEGIYLDDGLHTYLGSRRMHSFQHKYGDALLKKLYYGTWWKNPVILGTSGWISAVYAVFPELVHPVYREMGKTVRPFDSRYFDTPEFEHMSRALAEVTGIDRTTLGEIDFVLLLTHEQHYADTWAHTERMMRMLGARCAPERIAIKAHPRSQLLDELRKRYPRAVHLDNRVGFELLLPFLREDCVFLADISSSLFTVKWLQPTQRAIAIEVPHPTIEHYRGELQSLFRKMGIEQLSYEALESELSDEAPGR; translated from the coding sequence GTGTCGGGCTACCACTACTACTTCATATCCTCGCCGCTGCATTTCCTGCTCGCCGTCAACATGGCGATCCGTCACAAAGACGTGCGCAGCATTGCCGTGATCTCCTCCCGCATCGAGAGCAACGCGAAGCTGCTCGGCGAGGTGATCAGCCGGGACGGGCAGGTCTTTTGCGACGTGCTCACGCTCGAGAGCGGTCCGGGCCGTGGCCAGGGCAGCAAGGCGCGCCAGCGCAAGAAGCGCATGAAAGTGCTGCACGACTATCTCGCAAAGCGCCCGGCGGCCAAGATTTTCACCGGCAGCGACCGGCACGTCGAGTTCCAGTACGCCATGCACGTCGCCCGCCGGCATGACCCGGCCGTGGAAGGAATCTACCTCGACGACGGCCTGCATACGTATCTCGGGTCGCGGCGCATGCACAGTTTCCAGCACAAGTACGGCGACGCGCTGCTGAAAAAGCTCTACTACGGCACCTGGTGGAAGAACCCCGTGATCCTCGGGACCTCCGGATGGATTTCCGCGGTCTACGCCGTGTTTCCGGAGCTCGTCCACCCCGTCTACCGGGAGATGGGCAAGACCGTGCGGCCCTTCGACAGCCGCTACTTCGACACGCCCGAGTTCGAGCACATGTCGCGGGCGCTGGCGGAGGTAACGGGCATCGACCGGACGACCCTCGGCGAGATCGACTTCGTCCTGCTGCTGACGCACGAGCAGCACTATGCGGACACCTGGGCGCACACGGAGAGGATGATGCGGATGCTCGGCGCACGCTGCGCGCCCGAGCGCATCGCCATCAAGGCTCATCCCCGCTCGCAACTGCTGGACGAGTTGCGCAAGAGATATCCGCGCGCAGTGCATCTCGACAACCGCGTCGGCTTCGAATTGCTGCTGCCTTTTCTTCGCGAGGACTGCGTGTTCCTCGCCGACATCAGCTCCTCGCTGTTCACCGTGAAATGGCTGCAGCCGACGCAGCGCGCGATCGCGATCGAGGTGCCGCACCCCACGATCGAGCACTACCGCGGCGAGCTGCAGTCGCTGTTCCGCAAGATGGGTATCGAGCAGCTGTCCTACGAGGCGCTGGAAAGCGAGTTGTCTGACGAGGCGCCGGGCCGGTAG
- a CDS encoding sulfotransferase encodes MTPHTRPTDTLPRVVQIGFHKCGTRSLEQLFRGAGHPVVKYRLRRPLRRSRNAALLMQQNLEARRKIFAGMEDHVFFADLIYQTERDSFEPIRHFREIMRDYPDTLLLLNVRNREDWIRSRLKHGHGEFAQRVMKQRGIASTEELAETWRREWDTHLAEVRAFMADRPEQFIEFDIDTGSVEALVERLSAYGLRAEHWGDIGRTRGIRRHPLVAKLKRLWAHARWRPSD; translated from the coding sequence ATGACACCCCACACGAGACCTACGGACACGCTGCCGAGAGTCGTGCAGATCGGCTTTCACAAGTGCGGCACGCGCAGCCTCGAGCAATTGTTTCGCGGCGCCGGTCACCCGGTGGTGAAGTACAGGCTTCGCCGGCCGTTGCGGCGCAGCCGCAATGCCGCGCTGCTCATGCAGCAGAACCTCGAGGCCAGGCGCAAGATTTTCGCCGGGATGGAAGATCACGTGTTTTTCGCCGACCTGATCTACCAGACGGAGCGCGACAGCTTCGAGCCCATCCGGCACTTCCGGGAGATCATGCGCGACTACCCGGACACCCTCCTGTTGCTCAACGTCCGCAACCGCGAGGACTGGATCCGCTCACGCCTGAAACATGGGCATGGCGAGTTTGCCCAGCGCGTCATGAAGCAGCGGGGAATCGCCTCCACGGAGGAACTGGCCGAAACCTGGCGCCGGGAATGGGACACCCACCTGGCGGAAGTCCGGGCGTTCATGGCCGACCGCCCCGAACAGTTCATCGAGTTCGACATCGACACGGGTTCGGTCGAGGCGCTCGTCGAGCGGCTCTCAGCCTATGGACTCCGAGCCGAGCACTGGGGCGACATCGGGCGGACGCGCGGCATCCGGCGCCATCCCCTGGTAGCGAAGCTGAAGCGGCTCTGGGCGCACGCGCGCTGGCGTCCATCGGACTGA
- a CDS encoding glycosyltransferase: MSSAPRESLADRVVLLFMRLAASGWVPARWFLRSIPPESGRRAATGQLEIEIVSHCWGYAHMQAYQLSSLVLHPPQRCRVTMTVYYSPEDAATVALLDHFSAIEVPGVTWNWQALDKFHLFRRAIGRNHAARNTGADWIWFTDCDVVFGAGCLDGLADALQGRRDTLVFPRTEHCSAVLEPGDAVLEAGKGEPGLLDIDPAAFAPQQRDRATGPLQIAHGDVARACGYCAQLGVYQKPVAHWAKAHEDRAFRWLLRTRGEPVDVPGVYRIRHVSKGRYQQDSWTARLRTWIRRIQLRMREGKGNERSGSR, encoded by the coding sequence ATGAGCAGCGCACCGCGCGAGTCGCTCGCCGATCGTGTCGTGCTCCTGTTCATGCGCCTCGCTGCCAGCGGCTGGGTGCCGGCCCGCTGGTTCCTCCGGAGCATTCCGCCGGAGTCCGGGCGCAGGGCCGCCACCGGCCAGCTGGAGATCGAGATCGTGAGCCATTGCTGGGGCTATGCGCACATGCAGGCCTACCAGCTCAGCTCGCTGGTCCTGCATCCGCCGCAGCGCTGCCGGGTGACGATGACCGTCTATTACTCTCCGGAAGACGCCGCCACCGTCGCGTTGCTCGATCACTTCTCTGCCATCGAGGTGCCCGGCGTGACCTGGAACTGGCAGGCACTCGACAAATTCCACCTGTTCCGGCGCGCCATCGGCCGCAACCACGCCGCGCGCAACACCGGCGCCGACTGGATTTGGTTCACGGACTGCGACGTGGTGTTCGGCGCCGGCTGCCTCGACGGCCTGGCCGATGCCTTGCAGGGACGGCGCGACACCCTGGTGTTCCCGCGTACCGAGCATTGTTCCGCCGTGCTCGAACCCGGGGACGCGGTGCTGGAAGCCGGCAAGGGCGAGCCGGGGCTGCTCGACATCGATCCCGCTGCGTTCGCACCGCAACAGCGCGACCGCGCCACCGGGCCGCTGCAGATCGCGCACGGCGACGTGGCGCGCGCCTGTGGCTATTGTGCGCAGCTCGGGGTTTACCAGAAGCCGGTAGCGCACTGGGCCAAGGCGCACGAGGATCGGGCTTTCCGCTGGCTGCTGCGCACCCGAGGGGAGCCCGTCGACGTGCCGGGGGTGTACCGTATACGCCATGTCAGCAAGGGGCGTTACCAGCAGGACAGCTGGACGGCGCGCCTCAGGACCTGGATCCGGCGTATCCAGCTGCGCATGCGCGAGGGGAAGGGCAATGAACGATCGGGGAGCAGGTGA
- a CDS encoding class I SAM-dependent methyltransferase codes for MDDFRLLVDLHKPGHRQGPGGDAETERALDLAGIDRSAPLKIADIGCGTGASTLLLARLLNARITAVDFLQEFLDVLEEQAEKLGVADRVSTLACSMDELPFADGELDVIWSEGAIYNIGFEKGVAGWKRFLKPGGLLVASEITWLTDTRPAELQEHWDREYPEIDLASAKLRVLEEHGYTPTGYFVLPERCWLDEYYRPMQARFPGFLERHGHSVEARGLVEAEQKEIALYETCKAHFSYGVYIARKAG; via the coding sequence ATGGATGATTTTCGACTCCTGGTCGACCTGCACAAGCCGGGCCATCGACAGGGCCCGGGCGGGGACGCCGAGACCGAGCGGGCGCTCGACCTCGCCGGCATCGACCGGTCTGCGCCACTGAAGATCGCGGACATCGGGTGCGGGACGGGCGCGTCCACCCTGCTGCTTGCGCGACTCCTGAATGCCCGGATCACGGCGGTGGACTTTCTGCAGGAGTTTCTCGACGTCCTGGAGGAGCAGGCCGAGAAGCTCGGCGTCGCCGACCGCGTCTCGACGCTGGCGTGCTCCATGGACGAACTGCCGTTCGCGGACGGGGAACTGGACGTCATCTGGTCCGAGGGCGCGATCTACAACATCGGGTTCGAAAAAGGTGTGGCAGGCTGGAAGCGTTTCCTGAAACCCGGTGGCCTGCTGGTGGCTTCCGAGATCACCTGGCTCACTGACACACGACCGGCGGAACTCCAGGAACACTGGGATCGCGAGTATCCCGAGATCGACCTGGCCTCAGCCAAGTTGAGGGTGCTGGAAGAGCACGGCTACACGCCGACCGGTTATTTCGTCCTTCCGGAGCGCTGCTGGCTGGACGAGTACTACCGGCCCATGCAGGCCAGGTTCCCCGGGTTCCTCGAGCGTCACGGCCACAGCGTCGAGGCGCGGGGCCTGGTGGAGGCGGAGCAAAAAGAGATCGCCCTCTACGAGACCTGCAAGGCTCACTTCAGCTATGGCGTGTATATCGCGAGAAAGGCGGGGTAG